A genomic region of Ensifer adhaerens contains the following coding sequences:
- the chvE gene encoding multiple monosaccharide ABC transporter substrate-binding protein produces the protein MKLMTSLLAAAAISIASFAAPVFAQDKGTVGISMPTKTSTRWISDGETMEKLFKEAGYTPDLQFADDDIPNQLAQIENMVTKGAKVLVIGAIDGTTLSDILQKAHDAGVKVIAYDRLIRDSGNVDYYATFDNFQVGVQQATSLVQGLKLDGATEPKNIELFGGSPDDNNAFFFYDGAMSVLQPLIDSKKIVVKSGQKGMDQVGTLRWDGAVAQARMENLLSSNYTDAKVDGVLSPYDGLSIGIISALKGVGYGSGDMAMPAVTGQDAELPSVKSILAGEQYSSIFKDTRELAKVTVGMVNAIMEGKEPEVNDTKTYDNGVKVVPSYLLKPVAVDKSNIKDVLVSSGYYTEDQINN, from the coding sequence ATGAAATTGATGACTTCGCTTCTCGCAGCCGCTGCGATTTCGATCGCGTCCTTCGCTGCGCCGGTATTTGCGCAGGACAAGGGCACGGTCGGCATTTCCATGCCGACGAAGACGTCGACCCGCTGGATTTCCGACGGCGAGACGATGGAGAAGCTGTTCAAGGAAGCCGGCTACACCCCGGACCTGCAGTTTGCTGACGACGACATTCCGAACCAGCTCGCTCAGATCGAGAATATGGTGACCAAGGGCGCCAAGGTTCTCGTCATCGGCGCCATCGACGGCACGACGCTCTCCGACATCCTGCAGAAGGCTCACGACGCCGGCGTCAAGGTTATCGCCTATGACCGCCTGATCCGTGACTCGGGCAATGTCGACTACTACGCCACCTTCGACAACTTCCAGGTCGGCGTTCAGCAGGCGACCTCGCTGGTCCAGGGCCTCAAGCTCGACGGCGCGACCGAGCCGAAGAACATCGAGCTCTTCGGCGGTTCGCCGGACGATAACAACGCCTTCTTCTTCTACGACGGTGCGATGTCGGTCCTGCAGCCGCTGATCGACAGCAAAAAGATCGTGGTCAAGTCCGGCCAGAAGGGCATGGACCAGGTCGGCACGCTGCGTTGGGACGGTGCCGTTGCCCAGGCCCGTATGGAAAACCTGCTGTCGTCGAACTACACCGACGCCAAGGTCGATGGCGTGCTGTCGCCCTATGACGGTCTGTCGATCGGCATCATCTCGGCGCTGAAGGGCGTCGGTTACGGCTCGGGCGACATGGCAATGCCTGCCGTCACCGGTCAGGACGCCGAGCTGCCGTCGGTCAAGTCGATCCTTGCCGGCGAACAGTATTCGTCGATCTTCAAGGACACGCGCGAACTCGCCAAGGTCACCGTCGGCATGGTCAATGCGATCATGGAAGGCAAGGAGCCGGAAGTGAACGACACCAAGACCTATGACAACGGCGTCAAGGTGGTTCCGTCCTACCTGCTGAAGCCGGTTGCCGTCGACAAGTCCAACATCAAGGACGTGCTG
- a CDS encoding LysR family transcriptional regulator, translating to MRDQKPGAAAKPGELFDSALFRSGLKISHLRLILAIDDHRRISAAAEALGISQPAASRMLSEIETMLKAPVCERVARGVELTPYGEALARRARTIFLELREASREISELKTGSGGSVSLGSVTGPALNLAVPAIRQVITAYPGIEINVQIENSNVLARELLAARHDFIIGRIPDDQPPRLFNMVEIGYEEVCLIVRDGHPLLDKPMVGAEDLPSYDWVFQPPGTLLRRAVEDSFVSAGVRLPATVINTSSIILTLSIVRNTNAIAPVALDVANLIAGNGTPAGEIRILKTETPIRIKPYGLITAEGRALPPSAKLLYDLILKQGRA from the coding sequence ATGCGCGACCAAAAGCCTGGTGCCGCCGCCAAGCCCGGTGAACTCTTCGATTCCGCACTCTTCCGCTCCGGACTGAAGATCAGCCATCTCCGGCTGATTCTCGCGATCGACGATCATCGGCGCATCAGCGCTGCCGCCGAAGCCCTTGGAATTTCACAGCCGGCGGCCTCGCGCATGCTGTCGGAAATCGAGACCATGCTGAAGGCGCCGGTCTGCGAACGCGTCGCCCGCGGCGTCGAACTGACGCCCTATGGAGAGGCCCTGGCGCGGCGCGCGCGCACCATCTTTCTGGAGCTTCGCGAAGCCTCCCGCGAGATCAGCGAACTCAAGACCGGCAGCGGCGGCTCGGTTTCTCTCGGCTCGGTCACCGGCCCGGCGCTCAATCTCGCCGTCCCCGCCATTCGCCAGGTGATCACCGCCTATCCCGGCATCGAGATCAACGTCCAGATCGAAAACAGCAACGTGCTAGCAAGGGAACTGCTCGCCGCCCGCCACGATTTCATCATCGGCCGCATCCCCGACGACCAGCCGCCGCGGCTCTTCAACATGGTGGAGATCGGCTACGAGGAAGTCTGCCTGATCGTGCGCGACGGCCATCCGCTGCTTGACAAGCCCATGGTCGGCGCCGAGGACCTGCCCTCCTACGACTGGGTGTTCCAGCCGCCGGGCACGCTGCTGCGGCGCGCAGTTGAGGACAGTTTCGTGTCGGCTGGCGTCAGGCTGCCGGCGACCGTGATCAACACCTCGTCGATCATCCTAACGCTCTCGATCGTGCGCAACACCAATGCGATCGCGCCGGTGGCGCTCGACGTCGCCAACCTCATTGCGGGCAACGGCACGCCAGCCGGCGAAATCCGCATCCTGAAGACCGAGACCCCGATCCGCATCAAGCCCTACGGGCTGATCACCGCCGAGGGGCGCGCGTTGCCGCCAAGCGCCAAGCTGCTCTACGACCTGATCCTGAAGCAGGGGCGAGCATGA
- the iolG gene encoding inositol 2-dehydrogenase, with protein MTVRFGLLGAGRIGKVHAKAVSGNPDAVLVAVADAFPAAAEAIAEQYGCDVRTIEAIEAAKDIDAVVICTPTDTHADLIERFARAGKAIFCEKPVDLDAERVKACLKVVGETKAKLMVGFNRRFDPHFMAVKKAIDAGKIGDVEMVTITSRDPGAPPVDYIKRSGGIFRDMTIHDFDMARFLLGEEPVSVTATAAVLVDKAIGEAGDYDSVSVILQTASGKQAIISNSRRATYGYDQRIEVHGSKGVASAENQRPVSIEIANGDGYTRPPLHDFFMTRYTEAYANEIESFIAAIEKGAEITPSGKDGLAALALADAAVKSVVEKRQISVA; from the coding sequence ATGACAGTCAGATTTGGTCTTCTGGGCGCCGGTCGTATCGGCAAGGTTCACGCGAAAGCCGTCAGCGGCAATCCGGACGCCGTGCTTGTCGCCGTTGCCGATGCCTTTCCCGCTGCTGCCGAAGCCATCGCCGAGCAGTATGGCTGCGACGTGCGCACCATCGAAGCGATCGAAGCGGCCAAGGACATCGACGCCGTCGTCATCTGCACCCCGACCGACACCCATGCCGACCTGATCGAACGCTTCGCCCGCGCCGGCAAGGCGATCTTCTGCGAGAAGCCTGTCGATCTCGACGCCGAGCGCGTCAAGGCCTGCCTCAAGGTGGTGGGCGAGACCAAGGCCAAGCTGATGGTCGGCTTCAACCGTCGCTTCGATCCGCATTTCATGGCCGTCAAGAAGGCGATCGATGCCGGCAAGATCGGCGACGTGGAAATGGTGACGATCACCTCGCGCGATCCGGGCGCCCCGCCGGTCGATTACATCAAGCGTTCGGGCGGCATCTTCCGCGACATGACCATCCATGACTTCGACATGGCCCGCTTCCTGCTCGGCGAAGAGCCGGTCTCGGTGACGGCAACTGCCGCCGTTCTCGTCGACAAGGCGATCGGCGAAGCCGGCGACTATGACAGCGTCTCGGTCATCCTGCAGACGGCCTCCGGCAAGCAGGCGATCATCTCCAACTCCCGCCGCGCCACCTACGGCTACGACCAGCGCATCGAAGTCCACGGCTCGAAGGGCGTCGCCTCGGCCGAGAACCAGCGTCCGGTTTCGATCGAGATCGCCAATGGCGACGGCTACACCCGCCCGCCGCTGCACGACTTCTTCATGACCCGCTACACCGAGGCCTATGCCAACGAGATCGAGAGCTTCATTGCCGCGATCGAAAAGGGCGCGGAAATCACGCCATCGGGCAAGGACGGCCTCGCAGCCCTCGCTCTTGCCGACGCCGCCGTGAAGTCGGTGGTCGAGAAGCGTCAGATCAGCGTCGCCTGA
- a CDS encoding EAL domain-containing protein — MFSVIACIRDDHDWRLIVAAAIVCLAGSVATMLLLLRAQRSEGGQRSRWVAASGLACGIGVWSTHFIAMLAYDGGVPVAYGLWGTALSVIVAIAASWVAFAIGLGGGSRLSMSCGGFVLGTGVAAMHFTGMRAIEIHGHIAYDPRATLLAVVAGTLLAGTALHAFHTLRSLRRLVVSSLLLVLAICAMHFTSMSGVTLVPEANVAVAETIHPAWLAGGVIAASTTLIVLAFGALFVDRHLTDLRGLANASLEGMAIVFDGVIVEANERFSGLTGRTFSQLSGSRPSEIFAFGGEGLEAHRRGDGPGEIDLLNADGRTIPVEFMCRTIEYRGRECDVIFVRDLRARKEAERTIEHLAHHDALTDLPNRAFFDRRLAQTLAAATARGEDLAILCLDLDRFKAVNDIFGHGEGDRILRKVADILREAAGEQDTIARLGGDEFAIVQVGGKQPQAARQLTDRILTLFAAEMDTNRDPTAVGVSIGAALYPIDGQTADQLLNNADTALYRAKQSGKGIACYFDREMDEALRTRRQIENDLRHAVLRRQFFLEYQPLVEVQSDRVIGYEALLRWNHPQRGLIGPDVFIPIAEESGSIIQIGEWVLEQACTEAAKWNEPLPISVNISPVQFLLPNLFDQVASILHRTGLDPWRLELEITEAALMHNREDVLAVLVRLRVLGVRIVMDDFGTGHSSLSNLQTFPFDKLKIDCSFTAAIEQDPSAQAIVRAIIALGHSLKLAVVTEGVETERQRQILAEEGCLQIQGYLSGRPGAAPSTGQEAPHWEKMPARAEG; from the coding sequence ATGTTTTCAGTGATTGCTTGCATACGCGACGACCATGATTGGCGTCTTATCGTAGCTGCCGCGATCGTCTGCCTGGCAGGCAGCGTCGCAACGATGTTGCTGCTGCTGCGTGCCCAGCGAAGCGAAGGCGGTCAACGAAGTCGCTGGGTTGCCGCCAGCGGTCTTGCCTGCGGCATCGGCGTCTGGTCGACGCATTTCATAGCGATGCTGGCCTATGATGGTGGCGTGCCGGTTGCCTACGGTCTTTGGGGCACGGCCCTTTCGGTGATCGTCGCTATCGCCGCCTCCTGGGTCGCCTTTGCCATCGGCCTCGGCGGTGGTTCGCGTCTTTCGATGTCCTGCGGCGGCTTCGTGCTCGGCACCGGCGTCGCGGCAATGCATTTCACCGGGATGCGGGCGATCGAGATTCACGGGCACATTGCCTACGATCCGCGGGCGACGCTTCTGGCCGTTGTCGCCGGAACATTGCTGGCGGGCACAGCGCTTCATGCCTTTCATACGCTGCGCAGCCTGCGGCGGCTGGTCGTCTCGTCGCTGCTGCTGGTCCTCGCAATCTGCGCCATGCACTTCACGTCGATGAGCGGCGTGACGCTGGTGCCGGAGGCCAATGTCGCCGTTGCCGAGACCATCCATCCCGCCTGGCTTGCCGGAGGGGTTATTGCCGCCTCCACGACATTGATCGTGCTCGCCTTTGGCGCCCTCTTCGTCGATCGGCACCTGACTGACCTCAGAGGGCTCGCCAATGCTTCGCTCGAAGGCATGGCGATTGTTTTCGATGGCGTCATCGTCGAAGCCAACGAGCGCTTTTCCGGCCTCACCGGTCGGACGTTTTCGCAGCTGTCCGGGAGCCGTCCGTCGGAGATCTTCGCCTTCGGCGGGGAGGGGCTGGAGGCACACAGGCGCGGCGACGGCCCCGGCGAGATCGATCTCCTCAACGCGGATGGGCGCACCATCCCGGTCGAATTCATGTGCCGGACGATCGAGTATCGCGGGCGGGAATGCGATGTGATCTTCGTGCGCGACTTGAGGGCCCGCAAGGAAGCGGAGCGCACGATCGAGCATCTTGCCCATCACGACGCGCTGACCGACCTCCCGAACCGCGCCTTCTTCGATCGCAGGCTCGCCCAGACGCTGGCGGCCGCCACGGCGCGCGGCGAGGATCTGGCGATCCTCTGCCTCGACCTCGATCGCTTCAAGGCGGTCAACGATATCTTCGGCCATGGCGAGGGCGACCGCATCCTGCGCAAGGTTGCCGATATCCTGCGCGAAGCGGCCGGAGAGCAGGACACCATCGCCCGGCTCGGCGGCGACGAGTTCGCGATCGTTCAGGTGGGCGGCAAGCAGCCGCAGGCTGCACGCCAGTTGACGGATCGTATCCTGACGCTGTTTGCCGCGGAAATGGATACCAACCGCGACCCGACCGCCGTCGGCGTCAGCATAGGTGCAGCGCTTTACCCGATCGACGGGCAGACTGCCGACCAGTTGCTCAACAACGCCGACACGGCACTCTACCGCGCCAAGCAGAGCGGTAAGGGGATCGCCTGCTACTTCGACCGGGAAATGGACGAAGCATTGCGCACCCGCCGGCAGATCGAAAACGACCTGCGCCATGCGGTGCTTCGTCGGCAGTTCTTTCTTGAGTACCAGCCGCTGGTCGAAGTGCAGAGTGACAGGGTCATCGGCTACGAGGCACTGCTGCGCTGGAACCATCCGCAGCGCGGGCTGATCGGGCCCGACGTGTTCATCCCGATCGCGGAGGAAAGCGGCTCAATCATCCAGATCGGCGAATGGGTGCTGGAGCAGGCCTGCACGGAAGCGGCAAAGTGGAACGAGCCCTTGCCGATTTCCGTCAATATCTCGCCGGTCCAGTTCCTTCTGCCCAATCTCTTCGATCAGGTCGCAAGCATATTGCACCGGACTGGCCTTGATCCCTGGCGGCTGGAACTCGAGATCACCGAGGCGGCGCTCATGCACAATCGCGAGGATGTGCTGGCGGTGCTGGTGCGCCTGCGGGTCCTCGGCGTCAGGATCGTCATGGACGACTTCGGCACCGGGCATTCGTCGCTGAGCAACCTGCAGACCTTTCCCTTCGACAAGCTGAAGATCGACTGCAGCTTCACCGCCGCCATCGAACAGGACCCTTCAGCTCAGGCGATTGTTCGTGCGATCATCGCGCTCGGCCACAGTCTCAAGCTTGCTGTCGTGACCGAAGGCGTCGAGACCGAGCGGCAGAGGCAGATCCTGGCCGAGGAAGGCTGCCTGCAGATCCAGGGTTATCTCTCGGGACGGCCGGGGGCTGCGCCCAGCACAGGCCAGGAGGCGCCACATTGGGAGAAGATGCCGGCGCGCGCCGAGGGCTGA
- a CDS encoding ROK family transcriptional regulator: MLTKSSTELVRQQNSALVLAALRRAGNLSHTEISAETGLASATVSAITAELEKAGILAKAEQQVQGGRGRPRVLFTPRRDHGHLVVVRISSDIVQYSLVDYGGTLLDRFDEMRNHDERGTVPFARAFVDALERLLQRSRLERDRVLAVSISSKGLVDNEAARLLWSPVFGREELDFAALLAPQWRAKVMLSNETLLVAQALAAQAARKPEGAFRALAAISLGHSIGLGVARKSQSGEMDVSAPNFGHMLHAPSAGLCRCGAYGCIEAAAGFYGILRAAFEVPADTIPAKFVPVAELDKIAASARQGHRMAGYAFRQAGIALGNGISRMLSLYERMPVHVTGPGIRYFDLMLPGIEEGLAQSMQVRLQGAPEISVVLDEQRLVFEGHLERALGAIDGEIAATGHS; this comes from the coding sequence ATGCTGACCAAATCCAGCACTGAGCTCGTGCGTCAGCAAAACAGCGCGCTGGTCCTGGCCGCGCTCAGGCGTGCCGGCAATCTCTCCCATACGGAAATCTCGGCCGAGACCGGCCTTGCCTCTGCGACGGTTTCGGCGATCACGGCCGAGCTGGAAAAAGCAGGCATACTCGCCAAGGCCGAGCAACAGGTTCAGGGCGGGCGAGGGCGGCCACGTGTGCTCTTTACGCCGCGCCGGGACCATGGCCATCTCGTGGTCGTCAGGATCTCCTCCGACATCGTGCAGTACTCTCTGGTCGACTATGGCGGCACCCTGCTCGACCGTTTCGACGAAATGCGAAATCACGACGAGCGCGGCACGGTTCCCTTCGCCCGCGCATTCGTGGATGCGCTCGAACGCCTGCTGCAGCGTTCGCGGCTGGAGCGGGATCGGGTGCTCGCCGTATCGATCAGCAGCAAGGGGCTCGTGGATAACGAGGCCGCGCGGCTTCTGTGGTCGCCGGTCTTTGGGCGGGAAGAACTGGATTTCGCCGCGCTGCTTGCACCGCAATGGCGGGCGAAAGTCATGCTGAGCAACGAGACGCTGCTGGTTGCGCAGGCGCTTGCAGCGCAAGCCGCGCGCAAGCCGGAGGGCGCCTTCAGGGCGCTTGCGGCGATCTCTCTCGGTCATAGCATCGGGCTTGGCGTTGCCCGCAAAAGCCAAAGCGGCGAGATGGATGTCAGCGCACCGAACTTCGGTCATATGCTGCACGCGCCATCGGCTGGCCTTTGCCGCTGTGGCGCCTATGGCTGCATCGAAGCTGCGGCCGGCTTCTATGGAATTCTGCGGGCTGCCTTCGAGGTGCCGGCCGATACCATTCCCGCCAAATTCGTTCCGGTCGCCGAACTCGACAAGATTGCCGCGAGCGCCCGGCAGGGCCACCGCATGGCTGGCTACGCGTTCCGCCAGGCGGGCATCGCGCTCGGTAACGGCATCTCGCGTATGCTGAGCCTTTACGAGCGCATGCCTGTACACGTTACCGGGCCCGGCATCCGCTATTTCGATCTCATGCTTCCGGGGATTGAGGAGGGACTTGCGCAGTCCATGCAAGTCCGGCTCCAGGGCGCTCCCGAAATATCGGTCGTGCTCGACGAACAACGCCTCGTCTTCGAGGGGCATCTGGAGCGGGCGCTGGGCGCCATCGATGGCGAGATTGCCGCCACCGGCCATTCTTGA
- the xylF gene encoding D-xylose ABC transporter substrate-binding protein, which yields MKSVLKLMAGVAVIVSLHSVAQAKDLVVGVSWSNFQEERWKTDEAAIKAALEASGDKYISADAQSSAAKQLTDIESLIAQGANALIVLAQDSDAIGPAIEKAAAEGIPVVGYDRLIENPAAFYITFDNKEVGRMQAREVFKVKPEGNYVFIKGSSSDPNADFLFSGQMEVLKEAVDAGKIKDVGQAYTDGWKPENAQKNMEQFLTANDNKVDAVVASNDGTAGGAIAALDAQGLAGSVPVSGQDADKAALNRVALGTQTVSVWKDSRELGKRAAEVAVELAGGKKMEEVSGVTTFNGGPKGVAMQSVFLAPLPITKDNLNVVIDAGWISKAEACQGVKGDVAACK from the coding sequence ATGAAATCCGTTTTGAAGCTGATGGCAGGTGTTGCCGTCATCGTTTCCCTGCATTCCGTTGCCCAGGCGAAGGACCTGGTCGTCGGCGTTTCCTGGTCCAACTTCCAGGAAGAGCGCTGGAAAACCGACGAAGCTGCCATCAAGGCAGCCCTCGAAGCATCCGGCGACAAGTACATCTCCGCTGACGCACAGTCGTCCGCCGCCAAGCAGCTGACCGACATCGAGTCGCTGATTGCCCAAGGCGCCAATGCACTGATCGTGCTTGCCCAGGACAGCGACGCCATCGGCCCGGCGATCGAAAAGGCTGCCGCTGAAGGCATCCCGGTCGTCGGCTACGACCGCCTGATCGAAAACCCGGCGGCCTTCTACATCACCTTCGACAACAAGGAAGTCGGCCGCATGCAGGCCCGCGAAGTGTTCAAGGTGAAGCCGGAAGGCAACTACGTCTTCATCAAGGGCTCGTCTTCCGACCCGAACGCCGACTTCCTCTTCTCTGGACAGATGGAAGTGCTGAAGGAAGCTGTCGACGCCGGCAAGATCAAGGATGTCGGCCAAGCCTACACCGACGGCTGGAAGCCTGAAAACGCCCAGAAGAACATGGAGCAGTTCCTGACCGCCAACGACAACAAGGTCGATGCGGTTGTCGCCTCCAACGACGGCACTGCCGGCGGCGCGATCGCGGCTCTCGATGCGCAGGGCCTCGCAGGCTCCGTTCCGGTCTCCGGCCAGGACGCGGACAAGGCGGCGCTGAACCGCGTCGCTCTCGGCACGCAGACCGTCTCGGTCTGGAAGGACAGCCGTGAACTCGGCAAGCGCGCTGCAGAAGTCGCCGTCGAACTTGCCGGTGGCAAGAAGATGGAAGAAGTCTCGGGCGTCACCACCTTCAACGGTGGCCCGAAGGGCGTGGCCATGCAGTCGGTCTTCCTGGCACCGCTGCCGATCACCAAGGACAACCTGAACGTCGTCATCGACGCGGGCTGGATCTCCAAGGCTGAAGCCTGCCAGGGCGTCAAAGGCGACGTCGCGGCCTGCAAATAA
- a CDS encoding sugar ABC transporter permease, with protein sequence MADITQGNTQGAQANRARTADENPVKRFFRATEIDTRLLGMVGALVIIWIGFQIMTGGLFLTPRNLWNLTVQTSSVAVMATGMVLIIVTRNIDLSVGSVLGFCGMVMGVMQAKFLPQYLGLEHPAIWIITLLSGIAVGAAIGALQGSIVAFLNVPAFIVTLGGLLVWRGATWFVTSGQTVAPMNATFRLMGGGTEGSIGATASWIVGILACIAIVAAILNSRKQRKRFRFPLRPVWAEYFLAILGCVLVLGAITVANSYYWPTNIARKYADANGIAWPEGGLQISHGIAIPVLVAIAVGIVMTFIATRLRFGRYVFALGGNPEAAELAGIKTRWVTVKIFTLMGILCAIAAAISTARLNAATNAQGELDELYTIAAAVIGGTSLAGGVGTIAGAMIGALVMQSLQSGMVLLGIDSPFQRIVVGVVLVVAVWLDTVYRARAK encoded by the coding sequence ATGGCCGACATCACACAAGGCAACACGCAGGGCGCACAAGCAAACCGCGCCCGCACAGCGGACGAAAACCCGGTGAAGCGCTTCTTCCGCGCCACCGAAATCGACACCCGACTGCTCGGCATGGTCGGCGCCCTCGTCATCATCTGGATCGGATTCCAGATCATGACCGGCGGCCTGTTCCTGACCCCGCGCAACCTGTGGAACCTGACTGTCCAGACCTCCTCCGTCGCCGTGATGGCGACCGGCATGGTGCTGATCATCGTCACACGCAACATCGACCTCTCCGTCGGCTCCGTGCTCGGCTTCTGCGGTATGGTCATGGGGGTCATGCAGGCGAAATTCCTGCCGCAATATCTCGGCCTGGAACATCCGGCCATCTGGATCATCACGCTCTTGAGTGGCATCGCCGTCGGTGCTGCCATCGGCGCGCTGCAGGGCTCGATCGTCGCCTTCCTCAACGTGCCCGCCTTCATCGTCACGCTCGGCGGCCTGCTCGTCTGGCGCGGCGCCACCTGGTTCGTGACCAGCGGCCAGACCGTTGCGCCGATGAACGCCACCTTCCGCCTGATGGGCGGCGGCACCGAAGGCTCGATCGGCGCCACGGCAAGCTGGATCGTCGGCATCCTCGCCTGCATTGCCATCGTCGCCGCCATCCTCAATTCCCGCAAGCAGCGCAAGCGCTTCCGCTTCCCGCTGCGTCCGGTCTGGGCGGAGTATTTCCTGGCGATCCTCGGCTGTGTCCTGGTGCTCGGCGCAATCACTGTTGCCAACAGCTACTACTGGCCGACCAACATCGCCCGCAAATATGCCGACGCCAACGGCATCGCCTGGCCGGAAGGCGGACTGCAGATCTCGCACGGCATCGCCATTCCGGTGCTCGTCGCCATCGCCGTCGGCATCGTTATGACCTTCATCGCCACGCGCCTTCGCTTCGGCCGCTATGTCTTCGCGCTCGGCGGCAACCCGGAAGCAGCCGAACTTGCCGGCATCAAGACGCGCTGGGTCACCGTCAAGATCTTCACGCTGATGGGCATTCTGTGCGCCATCGCCGCGGCAATCTCGACCGCCCGCCTCAACGCGGCGACCAATGCGCAAGGGGAACTCGACGAACTCTACACGATCGCCGCCGCGGTCATCGGCGGCACGTCGCTTGCCGGCGGTGTAGGCACGATCGCCGGCGCCATGATCGGCGCGCTCGTCATGCAATCTCTACAGTCGGGCATGGTGCTGCTCGGGATCGACAGTCCGTTCCAGCGCATCGTCGTCGGTGTGGTTCTCGTCGTCGCCGTCTGGCTCGACACCGTCTACCGCGCCCGCGCCAAGTAA
- a CDS encoding ATP-binding cassette domain-containing protein, which yields MKDQRTPLVEMKNISISFGGIHAVDNASVDLYPGEVVALLGHNGAGKSTLIKILSGAYKRDAGEILINGEAADINNPRDAKKYGIETIYQTLAVADNVDAAANLYLGRELRTPWGTLDDVAMEAKAREVMGRLNPNFQRFKEPVKALSGGQRQSVAIARAILFDARILIMDEPTAALGPQETAQVGDLIKQLKREGIGIFLISHDIHDVFDLADRVSVMKNGQVVGQARTEDVTKDEVLGMIIMGKVPPKAIPGPGAMQVA from the coding sequence ATGAAAGACCAACGCACTCCGCTCGTGGAAATGAAGAACATTTCCATCTCCTTCGGCGGCATCCATGCCGTGGACAACGCCTCCGTCGATCTCTACCCCGGTGAGGTCGTGGCCCTGCTCGGCCACAACGGCGCCGGCAAGTCGACGCTGATCAAGATCCTCTCGGGCGCCTACAAGCGCGATGCCGGCGAGATCCTGATCAATGGCGAAGCCGCCGACATCAACAACCCGCGCGACGCCAAGAAATACGGCATAGAGACGATCTACCAGACGCTCGCCGTCGCCGACAATGTCGACGCCGCCGCCAACCTCTACCTCGGCCGCGAGCTCAGGACCCCCTGGGGCACGCTCGACGACGTGGCGATGGAGGCCAAGGCCCGCGAAGTCATGGGGCGCCTCAACCCCAATTTCCAGCGCTTCAAGGAACCGGTAAAGGCGCTGTCGGGCGGTCAGCGGCAGTCGGTGGCGATCGCCCGCGCGATCCTGTTTGACGCCCGCATCCTGATCATGGACGAGCCGACGGCCGCCCTTGGGCCGCAGGAAACCGCCCAGGTCGGCGACCTCATCAAGCAATTGAAGCGCGAAGGCATCGGCATCTTCCTGATCAGCCACGATATCCACGACGTGTTCGATCTCGCCGACCGCGTGTCGGTCATGAAGAACGGCCAGGTGGTCGGCCAGGCCCGCACCGAGGACGTGACCAAAGACGAGGTGCTCGGCATGATCATCATGGGCAAGGTACCGCCAAAGGCGATCCCCGGCCCCGGCGCCATGCAGGTCGCCTGA
- a CDS encoding alpha/beta fold hydrolase, with product MPNKPSIVFAHGLWADGSCFSKVIELLVADGYEVIATQNHLNTVADDAAAVHTSLGRVHGPVVLVGHSYGGTVITASGTDDRVKALVYICALAPENGETSAADQAKFPQTPVFQHIEVVDGRLFLRPSGIPEFAGDLPEAEQKLVWATQMGPLADLFDQPVPGAAWKTKPTYYIVGSEDRTVQPDLQRFLAKRMNANVTELASSHVPMLSQPRRVYEVIREAADGVQRSAG from the coding sequence ATGCCCAACAAACCCAGCATTGTCTTCGCACATGGCCTTTGGGCCGACGGATCCTGTTTCAGCAAGGTCATCGAACTGCTGGTTGCCGACGGCTACGAAGTGATCGCGACGCAAAACCACTTGAATACCGTCGCCGACGACGCCGCGGCGGTTCACACGTCGCTGGGCCGCGTGCACGGTCCGGTCGTTCTGGTCGGACATTCCTATGGAGGGACCGTCATCACCGCTTCGGGCACCGATGATCGTGTCAAGGCGCTCGTCTATATCTGTGCGCTGGCGCCGGAGAACGGCGAAACGTCGGCGGCCGACCAGGCGAAATTCCCCCAGACCCCCGTCTTCCAGCATATCGAGGTGGTAGACGGCCGGCTGTTTCTTCGTCCTTCGGGGATCCCGGAATTCGCAGGCGATCTGCCCGAAGCGGAGCAGAAGCTCGTATGGGCCACGCAAATGGGGCCGCTGGCGGACCTGTTCGATCAACCCGTTCCGGGTGCGGCGTGGAAAACAAAGCCGACATACTACATCGTCGGTAGCGAGGACCGGACAGTCCAGCCCGACCTTCAACGCTTCCTCGCCAAGCGCATGAATGCAAATGTGACGGAACTGGCCTCCAGCCACGTCCCGATGTTGTCTCAACCCCGCCGGGTCTACGAGGTGATCCGCGAGGCCGCCGACGGTGTGCAGCGATCGGCCGGATAA